Part of the Euzebyales bacterium genome, CAACCTGCCAGCGTTCGGCGCGGCGTCCATCGAGGTGACGCCGACCGAGGTCGGCGAGTACGAGTTCGTTTGCGGCATGAACATGATCCACGGCAGGCTGATCGTCGAGCCCGCCAAAGACGCGGTGGACACGCATATGGGCGACCGGTCGAGCGAGCAGGTCGAATCCACCGCGGCCACGCAACGTCGCGTTGAGCGGGTGGAGTTCTCGGTGGCGCATACGTCGACGTGTGCGTCGTGTGTGTCGACCATCGAGGGCGCGGTGTCGACGCTGCCCGGAATCAACACGGTGGACGTGAGTCCGACCGCCGAACGGGTCGCGGTGATCTTCGATCCCTCACGCGTGGATCGGGCGCGCATCTGTGAGGCGATCGAGGCCGTTGGCCACCGGGTCCGCGAACGCGGACAGCCGGCTCACACCTCGCAGGAGGACCAGGAGGCGGCCGCCCGGCGGGCGGAGATCCGCGACCTGTCGCGGCGGGTGCTGATCGGCGCGGTCCTGGCGACGCCGGTGGTGGTCGCGGTCATGGCCACCGACCTGTTCGGCGCGACCTGGGTCCCCGACGTGCTGCTGAACCGCTGGGTGCAACTCGCGTTGATAACCCCGGTGATGTTCTACACGGGCTGGCCGATCCACCGGACCGGGTGGCTGGCGCTGCGCCACCGGTCGGCGGACATGAACTCGTTGATCACGCTGGGCACCACCGCGGCGTTCGTCTACAGCCTGGTCGTCACGGTCGCGCCGGGACTGGTGCCGACGGACGTGCGCGCCGTGTACTACGAGGCGATCGGCGTGATCATCACGCTGATCCTGCTCGGCCGGCTGCTGGAGGTGAAAGCCAAGGCGGGCACCGGCGAGGCGATCCGCAAACTGCTCGGCCTGCAGGCCAGGACCGCCCGCGTCGTCCGAGACGACGCGGAGGTCGAGATCCCGGTCGCCGACGTCGTCGCCGGCGACATCGTGATCGTCCGACCCGGCGAGAAGGTCCCCGTCGACGGCGAGATCATCTCGGGCGCCTCCACGCTGGACGAGTCGATGGTCACCGGCGAGTCGATCCCCGTCGAGAAGACCGTCGGCGACACGGTGATCGGCGCGACGCTCAACCAGACCGGCGCGGTCCGGTTCCGCGCGACCGCGGTCGGCCGGGACACGATGCTGTCGCAGATCATCACGGTGGTCCAGCAGGCGCAGGCGCCCAAGGCGCCGATCCAGCGACTCGCCGATCTGGTGTCGAGCTACTTCGTGCCCACGGTGGTGTTCATCGCGATCGCCACGTTCGTGGTCTGGTTCGTCGTCGGCCCGGCCCCCGCGCTGACCCTGGCGCTGGTCGCCGGCGTGTCGGTGCTGATCATCGCATGCCCGTGCGCGCTCGGGCTGGCCACGCCGCTGTCGATCATGGTCGGGACCGGCAAGGGCGCCGAGCAGGGCATCCTGATCCGCTCCGCCGAGGCGCTCGAGACCGCCCACGAGCTGCGAACCCTGGTCCTGGACAAGACCGGCACGATCACCAAGGGCACACCCGAGCTCACCGACGTCGTGACCGTCGACGACCGCCTGACCGACGACGAGCTGTTGCGGCTGGTCGCCTCCGCCGAGACCGCCTCCGAACACCCCCTCGGCGCGGCGATCGTGCGCGGCGCCAAGGCCCGCGACCTGGTCCTGTCCGAGCCGGACGGGTTCGACTCGGTCACCGGCCAGGGCATCCGCGCCACCGTCGACGGCCGCGACGTGCTCGTCGGTAACCCCGGGCTGCTCACCGACACCGGCATCGACACCAGCGCCCTCGATCCTGTGGCCGCAGGGTTGGCCGAGGCGGGCAGGACCCCGATGTACGCGGCCGTCGGCGGCCGCGCGGTCGGGCTGGTCGCGGTGGCCGACACCATCAAGGACGACGCCGTGGCCGCGGTCGCCGCGCTGCGGCGTCTGGGTGTGGAGCCGGTGATGATCACCGGCGACAACCGTCGCACCGCCGCCGCGATCGCCCGGCAGGTCGGCATCACCCGCGTGCTCGCCGAGGTCCTACCGCAGGACAAGGCCCGCGAGGTCCACCGCCTCCAGGGCGACGGGCAGGTCGTCGGGATGGTCGGTGACGGCATCAACGACGCGCCCGCGCTGGCGCAGGCCGACGTCGGCATCGCCATCGGCTCGGGCACCGACGTCGCCATCGAGGCGGCCGACATCACGCTGATCAGCGAGCGCATCGGCGGACTGGTGACCGCCGTCGGATTGTCGCGCGCGACGATGCGCAACATCCGCCAGAACCTGTTCCTGGCG contains:
- a CDS encoding heavy metal translocating P-type ATPase, which translates into the protein MTGAEWLVVMAGAAAIGVLARYFFGAKRASEAQLRGGRQEVTVTVKGGYSPDAIRVRQGVPVRLTFDRQEAGECTSKVVLPDFQLSANLPAFGAASIEVTPTEVGEYEFVCGMNMIHGRLIVEPAKDAVDTHMGDRSSEQVESTAATQRRVERVEFSVAHTSTCASCVSTIEGAVSTLPGINTVDVSPTAERVAVIFDPSRVDRARICEAIEAVGHRVRERGQPAHTSQEDQEAAARRAEIRDLSRRVLIGAVLATPVVVAVMATDLFGATWVPDVLLNRWVQLALITPVMFYTGWPIHRTGWLALRHRSADMNSLITLGTTAAFVYSLVVTVAPGLVPTDVRAVYYEAIGVIITLILLGRLLEVKAKAGTGEAIRKLLGLQARTARVVRDDAEVEIPVADVVAGDIVIVRPGEKVPVDGEIISGASTLDESMVTGESIPVEKTVGDTVIGATLNQTGAVRFRATAVGRDTMLSQIITVVQQAQAPKAPIQRLADLVSSYFVPTVVFIAIATFVVWFVVGPAPALTLALVAGVSVLIIACPCALGLATPLSIMVGTGKGAEQGILIRSAEALETAHELRTLVLDKTGTITKGTPELTDVVTVDDRLTDDELLRLVASAETASEHPLGAAIVRGAKARDLVLSEPDGFDSVTGQGIRATVDGRDVLVGNPGLLTDTGIDTSALDPVAAGLAEAGRTPMYAAVGGRAVGLVAVADTIKDDAVAAVAALRRLGVEPVMITGDNRRTAAAIARQVGITRVLAEVLPQDKAREVHRLQGDGQVVGMVGDGINDAPALAQADVGIAIGSGTDVAIEAADITLISERIGGLVTAVGLSRATMRNIRQNLFLALVYNAIGIPIAAGLLYPLTGWLLSPMIAAAAMASS